A genomic window from Sphingomonas taxi includes:
- a CDS encoding glycoside hydrolase translates to MKRIGALLAALLLGTAAAPAPSVTRPVTVVLRAAVDRPSTVFEGWGTALAWFANVTGGWPEAERTRLADMFYTGRGLGWTIARYNIGGGDAADTKPYLRTGAAVPGFWRLPPGTQAQDWRADDPRMWDWSQDANQRWWLDAIHARVPGAIFEAFSNSPPWFMTVSGKVSGAEKRTDDNLRPGQEGAFAAYLARSVEELQRRHHITFRTLSPVNEPNTDYWYAANTQEGAHWSPVRQAAMIDAGDAALKARGLATVVSAPDETNSRLFLADVAAYPPATLARVGQLNVHSYGTLYQTGARDAARAAGIRLWMSENDTPLDGDRENFDGMPSALAFADHVVADLKRLEPAAWVFWQAVENLSGGNGKPTSNWGLIKADLAAPAAGPHAIHVTRKYWAMAQFSRYIRPGYRLVPVDDLDTAGALSPDGATLVLVHVNGGVAPRTLVVPQGWRAQAVLTDATHDARCVAGVTAPAQSVVTLVLTRGRGKPVACQAG, encoded by the coding sequence GTGAAGCGGATCGGCGCGCTGCTCGCCGCGCTGCTGCTCGGCACCGCGGCGGCACCGGCGCCGTCGGTGACGCGGCCGGTGACCGTCGTGCTGCGCGCCGCCGTCGACCGGCCGTCGACGGTGTTCGAGGGCTGGGGGACCGCGCTCGCCTGGTTCGCCAACGTCACCGGCGGCTGGCCGGAGGCGGAGCGGACGCGGCTCGCCGATATGTTCTATACCGGGCGGGGGCTCGGCTGGACGATCGCGCGCTACAATATCGGCGGCGGCGATGCCGCGGACACCAAACCCTATCTGCGCACCGGCGCGGCGGTGCCGGGCTTCTGGCGGCTGCCGCCCGGCACGCAGGCGCAGGACTGGCGCGCCGACGATCCGCGGATGTGGGACTGGTCGCAGGACGCCAACCAGCGCTGGTGGCTCGATGCGATTCACGCGCGCGTGCCGGGCGCGATCTTCGAGGCCTTCTCCAACTCGCCGCCGTGGTTCATGACCGTCTCGGGCAAGGTCTCGGGTGCGGAGAAGCGGACCGACGACAATCTGCGCCCCGGTCAGGAAGGCGCCTTCGCCGCCTATCTGGCGCGCAGCGTCGAGGAATTGCAGCGGCGGCATCACATCACCTTCCGCACGCTGTCGCCGGTCAACGAGCCCAACACCGATTATTGGTATGCCGCCAACACGCAGGAGGGCGCCCACTGGAGCCCGGTGCGGCAGGCGGCGATGATCGACGCCGGCGACGCCGCGCTCAAGGCGCGCGGGCTGGCGACGGTCGTCTCGGCACCGGACGAGACCAACTCCCGGCTGTTCCTCGCCGATGTCGCGGCCTATCCACCGGCGACGCTGGCGCGGGTCGGCCAGCTCAACGTCCACAGCTACGGCACCTTGTACCAGACGGGTGCGCGCGATGCCGCCCGCGCGGCGGGCATCCGGCTGTGGATGAGCGAGAACGATACGCCGCTCGACGGCGATCGGGAGAATTTCGACGGCATGCCCTCGGCGCTCGCCTTCGCCGACCACGTCGTCGCCGATCTCAAGAGGCTCGAGCCGGCGGCCTGGGTATTCTGGCAGGCGGTGGAGAACCTCTCGGGCGGCAACGGCAAGCCGACCTCGAACTGGGGGCTGATCAAGGCCGATCTGGCGGCGCCGGCGGCGGGGCCGCATGCGATCCACGTCACGCGCAAATATTGGGCGATGGCGCAGTTCAGCCGCTATATCCGCCCCGGCTATCGACTGGTGCCGGTCGACGATCTCGACACCGCGGGGGCGTTGTCGCCGGATGGCGCGACGCTGGTGCTGGTCCACGTCAACGGCGGGGTGGCGCCGCGGACGCTGGTGGTGCCACAGGGCTGGCGCGCGCAGGCGGTGCTGACCGATGCAACGCACGATGCGCGCTGCGTCGCGGGGGTGACCGCGCCGGCGCAGTCGGTGGTGACTTTGGTGCTGACGCGCGGGCGGGGGAAGCCAGTGGCGTGTCAAGCCGGGTGA
- a CDS encoding GNAT family N-acetyltransferase: MTALTDDAPRTRWATRQDIPALKALMERAIDALQTGLLSPEQVAASHAIMGLDTQLIEDGTYLIAERDGVIMGCGGWSKRATLYGGDHSSALRAPELLDPAQHPARIRAMYTDPDFVRQGVGRLILKGCEDAAASHGFTSVELMATLSGERLYAVNGYQPVETVEAVANGIAIPLIRMQKPL; this comes from the coding sequence ATGACCGCTTTGACCGACGACGCTCCCCGGACACGATGGGCCACCCGGCAGGATATCCCGGCACTCAAGGCGCTCATGGAACGGGCGATCGATGCGCTTCAAACCGGCTTGCTGTCCCCGGAACAGGTCGCAGCCAGTCACGCGATCATGGGATTGGACACGCAGCTGATCGAGGACGGCACCTACCTGATCGCAGAGCGTGACGGGGTCATCATGGGTTGCGGCGGTTGGAGCAAGCGGGCGACCCTCTACGGGGGCGATCATAGCAGCGCATTGCGCGCGCCCGAGCTTCTCGATCCGGCGCAGCATCCCGCAAGGATCAGGGCGATGTACACGGATCCCGATTTCGTCCGGCAGGGTGTAGGCCGGCTTATCCTGAAGGGATGCGAGGACGCCGCTGCTTCGCATGGTTTCACCAGCGTCGAATTGATGGCGACGTTGAGCGGAGAGCGCCTCTATGCGGTGAACGGCTACCAGCCGGTGGAGACCGTCGAGGCTGTTGCGAACGGCATAGCGATCCCACTGATCCGGATGCAGAAACCGCTTTGA
- a CDS encoding family 43 glycosylhydrolase, with amino-acid sequence MTIRSLVARALLPAAALLVSAAVAPARWDATGAGNPLLPGYFADPSIVRDGGRWYVFATIDPWGGDTLGLWTSDNGRDWTFSQPNWPTKQAATSPTSGDSKVWAPSVVKAANGRWYMYVSVGSEIWVGSAPSPAGPWDDANGGKPLVARDFAPAYHMIDAEAFIDSDGQAYLYWGSGLNWTNGHCFVVKLKPDMVTFDGVPRDVTPANYFEGPFMVKAGKRYALTYSDGNTTKDTYKVRYAISDTPFGPFREAADSPILTTDASRDIISPGHHAIFRSGGQAYILYHRQALPWPRGGEEVLRQIAVDPLRIGTDGTLARVAPSHGGAVKGFAPARARGLRWQASGSGEGAYGAARAADDNYATLWRGGGEAAATLVADLGAVRAVTGSRLRPEYATRTYTVGIEASDDGRAWRTVVPTAARSGSPIALSHTLRTRYLRLTTGSGKDGYWEWTID; translated from the coding sequence ATGACGATCCGATCCCTAGTCGCCCGCGCGCTGCTGCCCGCCGCGGCGCTGCTGGTCAGTGCGGCGGTTGCGCCGGCACGCTGGGACGCGACGGGTGCGGGCAATCCGCTGCTGCCGGGCTATTTCGCCGATCCGTCGATCGTCCGCGACGGCGGCCGCTGGTACGTCTTCGCGACGATCGATCCGTGGGGCGGCGATACGCTCGGGCTCTGGACCTCGGACAATGGCCGCGACTGGACCTTCTCGCAGCCGAACTGGCCGACCAAACAGGCGGCGACCAGCCCGACCTCGGGTGATTCCAAGGTCTGGGCGCCGTCAGTGGTCAAGGCGGCGAACGGCCGCTGGTATATGTACGTCTCGGTCGGCAGCGAGATCTGGGTCGGCAGCGCGCCTTCGCCGGCAGGGCCATGGGACGACGCCAATGGCGGCAAGCCGCTGGTCGCGCGCGACTTCGCGCCCGCCTATCATATGATCGACGCCGAGGCGTTCATCGATAGCGACGGGCAGGCCTATCTCTATTGGGGGTCGGGGCTCAACTGGACCAACGGCCATTGCTTCGTCGTCAAACTGAAGCCCGACATGGTGACCTTCGACGGCGTTCCGCGCGACGTCACCCCCGCGAACTATTTCGAGGGGCCGTTCATGGTGAAGGCGGGGAAACGCTACGCGCTGACCTATAGCGACGGCAACACGACCAAGGACACGTACAAGGTCCGCTATGCGATCAGCGACACGCCGTTCGGCCCGTTCAGGGAGGCCGCCGACAGCCCGATCCTGACCACCGATGCCAGCCGCGACATCATCAGCCCCGGCCATCACGCGATATTCCGCAGCGGCGGTCAGGCCTATATCCTCTATCACCGGCAGGCCTTGCCGTGGCCGCGCGGCGGCGAGGAGGTGTTGCGCCAGATCGCGGTCGATCCGCTGCGCATAGGCACCGACGGCACGCTGGCGCGGGTGGCGCCGTCGCATGGCGGCGCGGTGAAGGGCTTCGCGCCGGCGCGGGCGCGGGGCTTGCGCTGGCAGGCGTCGGGGAGCGGCGAGGGGGCCTATGGCGCGGCGCGTGCGGCGGACGACAATTACGCGACCTTGTGGCGAGGTGGCGGTGAGGCGGCGGCGACGCTGGTGGCCGATCTCGGCGCGGTACGCGCGGTGACGGGCAGCAGGCTGCGGCCGGAATATGCGACGCGGACCTATACGGTCGGCATCGAGGCTTCGGACGACGGCCGGGCTTGGCGCACGGTGGTGCCGACGGCGGCACGCTCGGGCTCGCCGATCGCGCTGTCGCACACGCTGCGCACGCGCTACCTGCGGCTGACGACGGGCAGCGGCAAGGACGGTTATTGGGAGTGGACGATCGACTGA
- a CDS encoding glycoside hydrolase family 43 protein, which produces MMWRAAFALMLALPIAAAPAPTPAPLTMPAMPLHDPWIVADAATRTYWLFTTNQAEMTGDKRLGIMAYTSRDLKHWTRPTVVFTLPDGTWANDGAWAPEVHRWRGRWYLFTTFHNETARLAKPGTHRRGTVLAVADRLGGPFTLLRDGDPIAPKELMTLDGTLHVDRAGKPWLVYAHEWVQARDGTIEALPLDATLKAAGAPRLLFRASEAPWASGRPQKEGDKIYVTDGPELFRTRTGRLLMLWSSYDDRGSYVQGVARSRSGELAGPWEQLPPLVRADSGHGMIFRRFDGGLMMVLHRPFHNARGKLYEMRDTGDSVAVVREASELDGETHPTHGG; this is translated from the coding sequence ATGATGTGGCGTGCCGCTTTCGCACTGATGCTCGCGCTGCCGATTGCCGCCGCGCCGGCGCCGACCCCCGCACCGCTGACGATGCCAGCGATGCCGCTTCATGATCCGTGGATCGTCGCCGATGCCGCGACGCGCACCTATTGGCTGTTCACCACCAATCAGGCGGAGATGACCGGCGACAAGCGGCTCGGCATCATGGCCTATACCAGCCGCGACCTGAAGCATTGGACGCGCCCGACCGTCGTCTTCACGCTGCCGGACGGGACCTGGGCGAACGACGGTGCCTGGGCGCCCGAGGTGCATCGCTGGCGCGGTCGCTGGTATCTGTTCACGACCTTCCACAACGAAACCGCCAGGCTCGCCAAGCCGGGAACGCATCGCCGCGGCACCGTGCTGGCGGTGGCGGACCGGCTCGGCGGGCCGTTCACGCTGTTGCGCGACGGCGACCCGATCGCCCCGAAGGAACTGATGACGCTCGACGGCACGCTCCACGTCGATCGCGCCGGCAAGCCGTGGCTGGTCTATGCGCACGAATGGGTGCAGGCGCGCGACGGCACGATCGAAGCGCTGCCGCTCGATGCGACGCTCAAGGCGGCGGGCGCGCCCCGCTTGCTGTTCCGCGCTTCGGAGGCGCCCTGGGCGTCGGGCCGGCCACAGAAGGAGGGCGACAAGATCTACGTCACCGACGGGCCGGAGCTGTTCCGCACCCGCACCGGCCGGCTGTTGATGCTCTGGTCGAGCTATGACGATCGCGGTTCCTACGTGCAGGGCGTGGCGCGCTCGCGCAGCGGCGAGCTCGCCGGCCCGTGGGAGCAATTGCCGCCGCTGGTCCGCGCCGACAGCGGCCATGGCATGATCTTCCGCCGCTTCGACGGCGGGTTGATGATGGTGCTGCACCGCCCGTTCCACAATGCGCGCGGCAAATTGTACGAGATGCGTGACACCGGCGACAGCGTCGCGGTGGTGCGCGAGGCGAGCGAGCTCGACGGCGAGACTCACCCCACCCATGGAGGCTGA